A single genomic interval of Mycolicibacterium sp. MU0053 harbors:
- a CDS encoding MFS transporter, producing the protein MQRTFYSLVAAGAALIGCCYGFARFAYGLFVPAFTEQFALTPSAIGVIGAGSYVGYCVAIVAALVLTDRLGARRTALAAGVVATAGLALVAVAPTATVLAVGILIAGSSTGLASPPLAAAVAQRLTGDAADRAQTFVNAGTGVGVVVSGPIAYLLTDQWRVAWGVYALVAALVTGWIAIALRGETRGRLRRRGFGRWYRPGTGALLSASLLGGLGSIAVWNFGRDVISQFHVDGFATASWVLLGAAGIVGALGGDLVRHLGFRPAWIAVISAMSAATVLLAVATQHTAIVLLAVTVFGAAYIGMTGLLLIWGTRTYPESASFGVGLAFFALAAGQALGAPLTGFLAESLGHTTALAVMATVGCVSVLLKPASRRSAPTQRESAVDAFEQ; encoded by the coding sequence GTGCAACGAACGTTCTATTCATTGGTCGCGGCGGGCGCCGCGCTGATCGGGTGTTGTTACGGCTTCGCGCGGTTTGCCTACGGCTTGTTCGTGCCCGCGTTCACCGAGCAGTTCGCCCTCACCCCGAGCGCCATCGGGGTGATCGGGGCCGGCAGCTACGTCGGCTACTGCGTGGCGATCGTGGCCGCGTTGGTGCTGACCGATCGGCTCGGGGCGCGCCGGACAGCGCTCGCCGCCGGCGTCGTCGCGACCGCGGGCCTGGCCTTGGTGGCGGTGGCGCCCACCGCGACGGTGTTGGCCGTGGGCATTCTGATCGCCGGTAGCAGCACCGGGCTCGCCTCCCCACCGCTGGCAGCCGCCGTCGCGCAACGACTGACCGGCGATGCGGCCGACCGCGCGCAAACCTTCGTCAACGCCGGCACCGGCGTCGGTGTGGTCGTCTCGGGACCGATCGCCTATCTGCTCACCGATCAATGGCGAGTGGCGTGGGGGGTGTATGCCCTGGTTGCCGCATTGGTCACCGGATGGATAGCGATCGCGCTGCGCGGCGAAACGCGAGGCCGCCTCCGGCGCCGGGGCTTCGGTCGGTGGTACCGGCCCGGCACGGGCGCGCTGTTGAGCGCGTCACTGCTGGGTGGCCTGGGCAGCATCGCGGTCTGGAACTTCGGCCGAGACGTGATCAGCCAGTTTCATGTCGACGGGTTTGCGACGGCATCGTGGGTGCTTCTCGGAGCCGCCGGCATTGTCGGGGCCCTGGGCGGCGACCTGGTCCGACACCTGGGATTTCGACCCGCGTGGATCGCGGTCATCAGCGCCATGTCGGCCGCGACCGTCCTATTGGCAGTTGCCACGCAGCACACCGCGATTGTCCTGCTGGCGGTCACCGTCTTCGGTGCGGCCTACATCGGCATGACCGGTCTGCTGCTCATCTGGGGCACCCGCACCTACCCGGAATCGGCATCCTTCGGGGTGGGCCTGGCCTTCTTCGCCCTCGCGGCCGGCCAGGCCCTTGGCGCACCGCTCACCGGATTCCTGGCTGAATCATTAGGCCATACAACAGCATTGGCGGTAATGGCCACCGTCGGCTGCGTATCGGTGTTGCTGAAACCCGCCTCGCGTCGCTCCGCACCGACGCAACGCGAATCCGCGGTCGACGCGTTCGAGCAATGA
- a CDS encoding glycoside hydrolase family 13 protein, which yields MTPVQWWETAVVYQVYIRSFADGDGDGIGDLTGLRARLSYLAALGIDAVWINPWYPSPMADAGYDVADYREIEPAYGTLAQAREFIDKAHGAGIKVLLDIVPNHTSDQHRWFQPALRDEPGARERYLFRPGRGANGELPPNDWQSIFGGPAWTRTADGTWYLHLFAPGQPDLNWDHPEVRAEFEQVLAFWFDLGVDGFRIDVAHGLVKAAGLPDRGGVGNPHPAFDQDGVHQIYRSWRAVADRYEPQRIFIAEAWVPSNERLARYLRPDELHTAFQFDFLRAPWRASNLRAVIDEAISSAASVGAPPTWVLSNHDVPRTVTRYARSQPDGMVESEWERARWAEEEADHGLGRRRARACALLQLSLPGTAYVYQGEELGLEEIENLPDEVRQDPTWVQSGFTDVGRDGCRIPLPWSDLQPSYGFSPPDAAPTWLPQPAHWGGHSVAVQEQDRDSVLNLYRSALALRPRLWVGAGEVQWLASGDGVLGFARGAAQCWVNTGDTGVPLPRNSAVVLASGPGVGTVLPPDTAVWLRPASS from the coding sequence GTGACTCCTGTGCAGTGGTGGGAGACCGCGGTGGTCTACCAGGTCTACATCCGTAGTTTCGCCGACGGTGACGGCGACGGGATCGGCGACCTCACCGGACTGCGCGCGCGGTTGTCGTATCTGGCCGCGTTGGGAATCGACGCGGTGTGGATCAACCCGTGGTATCCCTCGCCGATGGCCGACGCCGGATACGACGTCGCCGATTACCGCGAGATCGAGCCCGCCTACGGCACTTTGGCGCAGGCCCGCGAATTCATCGACAAGGCCCACGGCGCCGGCATCAAGGTGCTGCTGGACATCGTGCCCAACCACACCTCCGATCAACACCGGTGGTTCCAGCCCGCGCTGCGCGACGAACCCGGGGCGCGGGAACGCTACCTGTTCCGGCCCGGCCGCGGCGCGAACGGCGAACTGCCGCCGAACGACTGGCAGAGCATCTTCGGTGGTCCGGCGTGGACCCGGACGGCCGACGGGACGTGGTATCTGCACCTGTTTGCGCCCGGGCAGCCCGATCTCAACTGGGACCACCCCGAGGTGCGGGCCGAGTTCGAGCAGGTGCTGGCGTTCTGGTTCGACCTGGGTGTCGACGGATTCCGCATCGACGTGGCACACGGACTGGTGAAGGCGGCGGGGTTGCCGGATCGCGGTGGGGTGGGCAATCCGCATCCAGCGTTCGACCAGGACGGTGTGCACCAGATCTACCGCAGCTGGCGTGCGGTCGCCGATCGCTATGAGCCGCAACGGATCTTCATCGCCGAAGCGTGGGTGCCCAGCAACGAGCGGCTGGCGCGTTATCTGCGGCCCGACGAACTGCACACGGCCTTCCAGTTCGACTTCCTGCGTGCACCGTGGCGCGCGTCGAATCTACGGGCGGTCATCGACGAGGCGATTTCCAGCGCGGCGTCGGTGGGGGCACCGCCGACCTGGGTGTTGTCCAATCACGATGTGCCACGGACCGTGACCCGCTACGCGCGCTCACAACCGGACGGCATGGTCGAGTCCGAATGGGAACGGGCGCGCTGGGCCGAGGAGGAGGCCGACCACGGCCTGGGCCGGCGACGGGCGCGCGCGTGTGCGCTGCTGCAACTGTCGTTGCCCGGCACGGCCTATGTCTACCAGGGCGAGGAGCTGGGTTTGGAGGAGATCGAGAACCTGCCCGACGAGGTGCGACAGGACCCGACCTGGGTGCAGTCCGGGTTCACCGACGTCGGCCGTGATGGCTGCCGGATCCCGCTGCCGTGGTCGGATCTGCAACCGTCCTACGGGTTTTCGCCGCCCGATGCGGCACCCACCTGGCTGCCGCAGCCCGCGCACTGGGGCGGCCATTCGGTGGCGGTACAGGAGCAGGACCGCGACTCCGTCCTGAACCTCTACCGGTCTGCGCTGGCGCTGCGCCCCCGGTTGTGGGTCGGCGCCGGCGAGGTGCAGTGGCTGGCAAGCGGCGACGGGGTCCTGGGCTTTGCCCGCGGCGCCGCGCAGTGCTGGGTCAACACCGGCGACACCGGTGTGCCGCTGCCTCGAAACTCGGCGGTGGTACTGGCCTCGGGGCCGGGGGTGGGCACGGTGTTGCCGCCGGATACCGCGGTGTGGCTGAGGCCGGCGTCGTCCTGA
- a CDS encoding AmiS/UreI family transporter, giving the protein MGNVGLLLVGVVLFLNGLVSVGVVSPRSAAPLNLLVGAAQVVLPTLVLVQAGGDLAVINATWPSYLFGFTYLWFGLIQITDLDPRGFGWYSSFVAVIVGFYAVKAIGTDPVFAVLWATWAVMWSLFFVLLGLGVTKVGRLDLGHFTGWVLVLLGIPTCTIPALLLLNGVWPTSGAAGLAALAALAALAALVAALALSVILAGRTADSQRDTPDLVQAPKRELREEVPQLV; this is encoded by the coding sequence ATGGGAAACGTGGGATTGCTGCTCGTCGGGGTCGTGCTGTTCCTCAACGGGCTGGTGTCGGTGGGTGTGGTCAGCCCCCGCAGCGCGGCGCCGTTGAACCTCCTCGTCGGTGCTGCGCAGGTGGTCTTGCCGACGCTGGTCCTCGTGCAGGCCGGCGGTGACTTGGCGGTCATCAACGCGACCTGGCCCAGCTACCTGTTCGGCTTCACCTACCTGTGGTTCGGACTCATTCAGATCACCGATCTCGACCCGCGTGGATTCGGTTGGTACAGCTCGTTCGTCGCGGTGATCGTCGGGTTTTATGCGGTCAAGGCCATCGGAACCGACCCGGTGTTCGCCGTCCTGTGGGCCACCTGGGCCGTCATGTGGTCGCTGTTCTTCGTGCTGCTGGGCCTCGGTGTGACCAAGGTGGGCAGGCTGGATCTCGGGCATTTCACCGGCTGGGTGCTGGTGTTGCTGGGAATCCCGACGTGCACCATCCCGGCCCTCCTGCTGCTGAACGGTGTCTGGCCCACCTCCGGTGCCGCGGGCCTGGCGGCGCTGGCCGCGCTGGCCGCGCTGGCCGCGCTGGTGGCCGCCCTCGCGTTGTCGGTGATCTTGGCCGGTCGCACCGCGGACTCTCAACGCGACACCCCGGATCTCGTGCAGGCGCCGAAACGCGAGTTGCGGGAAGAGGTCCCGCAGCTGGTGTGA
- a CDS encoding TetR/AcrR family transcriptional regulator, with protein MPRSTQPARDRLLRAADELFYAHGIAGTGVDAVIEKAGVATGSLYKNFGGKAALVAAYLADRDRRFRELWETHIESAGDARARLLALFAAHADWAQQTGGRRGCAHVAAATQLPADHVGVAAAVEHKRRLVARLIELAESAGASEPRELAHELALIYDGMLSAQAIGIDPDPLARARRLAARVVEAGLGTR; from the coding sequence ATGCCGCGAAGCACGCAACCCGCCCGCGACCGACTCCTGCGCGCGGCCGACGAACTCTTCTACGCGCACGGCATCGCCGGCACCGGGGTCGACGCCGTAATCGAGAAGGCCGGCGTCGCGACCGGCTCGCTGTACAAGAACTTCGGCGGCAAAGCCGCCCTGGTGGCCGCGTACCTGGCCGACCGCGACCGCCGCTTCCGCGAGCTGTGGGAGACGCACATCGAATCCGCCGGCGATGCGCGCGCCCGGCTGCTCGCTCTGTTCGCCGCGCATGCGGACTGGGCCCAGCAGACCGGTGGGCGGCGCGGCTGCGCGCACGTCGCCGCTGCCACCCAGCTTCCCGCCGACCACGTCGGGGTCGCAGCGGCCGTCGAACACAAGCGACGGCTGGTCGCGCGCCTCATCGAACTCGCCGAGTCGGCCGGGGCGTCGGAGCCGCGCGAACTGGCCCACGAGCTGGCACTGATCTACGACGGGATGCTCAGCGCGCAGGCCATCGGAATCGACCCGGACCCCCTCGCACGGGCACGCAGGTTGGCAGCGCGGGTCGTCGAGGCTGGCCTCGGTACCCGCTGA
- a CDS encoding cysteine hydrolase has translation MTVTIDSPFRITPLEPVELDPNALGHPASNVDSIPPLAPHWQTLDFREILSRPAAFLSVSQSNSLYRPGGVQYAEGHAFRGSLAATVRAVQAARNAPNFASFNWIGFSVFRDDYPQTDFDRAQYQSWTGDIDATAEQIAWDNELVGELRELVRPGDNELYEKALQTAFVGTDLPGTLIRQKVEVVVITGIHLDWCIEGNARAARDHGLLPIVIGDATGAAHPDSERASFERINNFFAPVITSEQFVNWVNR, from the coding sequence GTGACCGTCACCATCGACAGCCCGTTCCGTATCACCCCGCTCGAACCGGTCGAACTCGATCCGAACGCACTTGGTCACCCCGCCAGCAATGTGGATTCGATTCCGCCGCTGGCCCCGCACTGGCAAACGCTCGACTTTCGCGAAATCCTCTCGCGGCCGGCCGCATTCCTCTCGGTGAGCCAGTCGAATTCGCTCTATCGCCCGGGCGGCGTCCAGTATGCCGAGGGCCATGCCTTCCGCGGTAGCCTGGCGGCCACCGTCAGGGCCGTGCAGGCCGCGCGCAACGCCCCGAACTTCGCGTCCTTCAACTGGATCGGCTTCTCGGTGTTCCGCGATGACTATCCGCAGACCGATTTCGACCGGGCGCAGTATCAGAGTTGGACGGGGGACATCGACGCCACCGCGGAGCAGATCGCTTGGGACAACGAACTTGTCGGGGAACTGCGCGAGCTGGTGCGACCGGGAGACAATGAGCTCTATGAGAAGGCGCTGCAGACGGCGTTCGTTGGCACCGATCTGCCCGGCACGCTGATCCGGCAGAAGGTGGAAGTGGTGGTCATCACCGGAATCCACCTCGACTGGTGCATCGAGGGCAATGCGCGAGCGGCCCGCGACCACGGCCTGCTGCCGATCGTGATCGGTGATGCCACGGGTGCGGCGCACCCGGATTCGGAGCGCGCCTCCTTTGAGCGGATCAACAATTTCTTTGCCCCGGTGATCACGTCCGAGCAGTTCGTGAATTGGGTGAACCGCTGA
- a CDS encoding VOC family protein, with the protein MAIEFNHTIVAARDRAESATFFTEMFGLPAATEFGPFLAVTIDHGASLDYAQVPAGADIHPQHYAFLVSEAEFDEIYGRIQQRGLQHWADPRAERPGEINHNDGGRGVYFQDPSGHNLEIITRPYGSGGS; encoded by the coding sequence ATGGCTATCGAGTTCAACCACACCATTGTCGCGGCGCGGGATCGCGCGGAGTCCGCGACGTTCTTCACCGAGATGTTCGGCCTGCCCGCTGCCACGGAGTTCGGACCGTTCCTGGCCGTGACCATCGACCACGGGGCGAGCCTCGACTACGCCCAGGTCCCCGCGGGGGCGGACATTCATCCGCAGCACTACGCGTTCCTGGTCTCCGAAGCCGAGTTCGACGAGATCTACGGCCGCATTCAGCAACGGGGACTGCAACATTGGGCCGACCCCCGCGCTGAGCGCCCCGGCGAGATCAACCACAACGACGGCGGCCGCGGCGTGTACTTCCAGGATCCGTCCGGGCACAATCTCGAGATCATCACCCGGCCGTACGGATCCGGCGGCTCATAA
- a CDS encoding DUF5994 family protein — protein MTLVEKVVHRGPTGSGPIQTPRLRLKPLAPETGIVDGAWWPRSDDLAGELPDLLAVLTVRLGGIERVQYGLNEWKDVPKTVDVAGRTVKLDGYWRQPPGTIGVLGLTHDALTLLVVPVLMDAEDAHTSMMTAAHPDDRGTPDALLGVGTDERIARDLSTIAVQRWESEGGAAAKSAQYARNDMALAE, from the coding sequence ATGACGCTGGTTGAGAAGGTTGTTCATCGAGGCCCGACTGGTTCGGGCCCCATACAGACTCCGCGGCTGCGGCTGAAGCCCCTGGCCCCCGAGACCGGGATCGTCGACGGTGCGTGGTGGCCTCGCAGCGACGACCTCGCCGGCGAGTTGCCGGACTTGTTGGCGGTGCTGACCGTCCGGCTGGGTGGCATCGAACGCGTGCAGTATGGACTGAACGAGTGGAAAGACGTCCCCAAGACGGTGGATGTGGCCGGCAGGACGGTGAAACTCGATGGTTACTGGCGCCAGCCGCCCGGCACCATCGGCGTTCTCGGCCTGACACACGACGCACTGACCCTGCTGGTGGTTCCGGTGCTCATGGACGCCGAGGACGCGCACACCTCGATGATGACCGCGGCCCACCCCGACGACCGCGGTACTCCCGATGCCCTGCTGGGTGTCGGAACCGATGAGCGCATTGCCCGCGACTTGTCCACGATCGCGGTACAGCGTTGGGAATCGGAGGGGGGAGCGGCGGCCAAGTCGGCGCAGTACGCGCGCAACGACATGGCGCTTGCCGAGTAA
- a CDS encoding lactate 2-monooxygenase yields MNAFGNYQYEIYFQGLTGVLPTLPMSYAELEERARHALSPSVWSYVAGGAGDEHTQDGNVTAFRDWGLMPRMLVGATERDLSVELWGKRWPAPIFLAPIGVIGLCAQDGHGDIATAKAAAATGVPMVASTLVEDPMEDIAAQFGDTPGFFQLYCPNDRDIAESLVRRADAAGYDGIVVTLDTWIPGWRPRDLAMSNFPQLRGKCLANYTSDPVFREKAGLAEGGDPRDAVMYFASVFGKSLTWEDLTWLRSLTTLPLILKGICHPDDARRAADFGVDGIYCSNHGGRQANGGLPAIDCLPDVVEAAGDLPVLFDSGVRSGADVIKALALGASAVGIGRPYAYGLALGGVDGIVHVVRSLLAEADLIMAVDGYPTLADLTPDALRRVGR; encoded by the coding sequence ATGAACGCCTTTGGCAACTACCAATACGAGATCTACTTTCAGGGCCTCACCGGCGTGCTGCCCACCTTGCCGATGTCGTATGCCGAACTCGAGGAACGGGCCCGCCACGCGCTATCGCCGTCGGTGTGGTCCTACGTCGCCGGGGGCGCCGGCGATGAGCACACCCAGGACGGCAACGTCACCGCCTTCCGGGACTGGGGTCTGATGCCCCGGATGCTGGTGGGAGCGACCGAACGGGACCTCTCGGTCGAATTGTGGGGGAAGCGTTGGCCGGCACCAATTTTCCTGGCACCGATCGGCGTCATCGGCCTGTGTGCCCAGGACGGTCACGGCGACATCGCCACCGCCAAGGCGGCCGCCGCCACCGGGGTTCCGATGGTCGCCTCGACCTTGGTGGAAGACCCGATGGAGGACATCGCCGCGCAATTCGGGGACACCCCAGGGTTTTTCCAGCTTTACTGTCCCAACGACCGCGACATTGCCGAGAGCCTCGTCCGCCGCGCTGACGCCGCCGGCTACGACGGGATCGTCGTCACGCTGGACACCTGGATCCCGGGCTGGCGCCCGCGGGACCTGGCGATGTCGAACTTTCCGCAGTTGCGCGGCAAGTGTCTGGCCAACTACACCAGCGACCCGGTGTTCCGGGAGAAGGCCGGGCTTGCCGAGGGCGGTGATCCCCGCGATGCGGTCATGTACTTCGCGAGCGTCTTCGGCAAGTCGCTGACCTGGGAGGACCTGACCTGGCTGCGTTCGCTGACCACGTTGCCGCTGATCCTCAAGGGCATCTGTCACCCCGACGATGCCCGGCGCGCAGCCGATTTCGGTGTCGACGGGATCTACTGTTCCAACCACGGCGGTCGGCAGGCCAACGGCGGGCTGCCCGCCATCGACTGTCTCCCGGATGTCGTCGAGGCCGCGGGGGACCTGCCGGTGCTGTTCGACTCGGGGGTGCGATCCGGTGCCGATGTCATCAAGGCGCTGGCGCTCGGAGCCAGTGCGGTGGGCATCGGCCGACCCTACGCCTACGGTCTGGCGCTCGGCGGCGTCGACGGGATCGTGCATGTGGTGCGCTCACTGCTGGCCGAGGCCGATCTGATCATGGCGGTCGACGGATACCCGACGCTGGCCGATCTGACCCCGGATGCGTTGCGCCGCGTAGGACGGTGA